A genomic region of Kribbella sp. NBC_00382 contains the following coding sequences:
- a CDS encoding peptidoglycan recognition protein family protein has product MIRVLGLAAEAGIPETLAAFSGPDVRLHTPDFPIGHLGVSWSGPRLGGSYRFRRARTGWGPWLPLSPGDPSTSGRRTALVPAGHAVAYQLTPPPGAVDVETVAINTTDGPIVTAPAASRQLRGFRFVSRAGWGADESLRFGADGSEIFPQAYFGVQTLTVHHTVTANLDPNPASTVRAIYFFHTVSEDFGDIGYHLLIDQNGTVYEGRYSGPDPTPVFNGHLGDEPQLCNATHAGGFNAGNLGIALLGDFTSAVPTPAARTTLVRVLAALASSTGVDPLGQVNYVNPISGATRTVPAIATHRNWSPTACPGDSLYPDLPELRAEVQALLLATDGPLG; this is encoded by the coding sequence ATGATCAGAGTCCTCGGCCTCGCGGCTGAGGCGGGGATCCCGGAGACGCTGGCCGCGTTCTCCGGGCCCGACGTGCGGCTGCACACGCCTGACTTCCCGATCGGACACCTCGGGGTGAGCTGGAGCGGGCCGCGGCTCGGCGGGTCGTACCGGTTCAGGCGGGCTCGTACCGGCTGGGGGCCGTGGTTGCCGTTGAGCCCCGGCGACCCGTCGACCAGCGGACGCCGTACTGCGCTCGTGCCGGCCGGCCATGCCGTCGCGTACCAGCTGACTCCGCCGCCTGGGGCTGTCGATGTCGAGACGGTCGCGATCAACACCACCGACGGGCCGATCGTCACCGCGCCGGCGGCGAGCCGGCAGCTCCGCGGCTTCCGGTTCGTCAGCCGCGCTGGGTGGGGAGCCGACGAGAGCTTGCGGTTCGGGGCGGACGGCAGCGAGATCTTCCCGCAGGCGTACTTCGGCGTGCAGACGCTGACCGTCCATCACACGGTGACGGCGAACCTCGATCCGAACCCGGCGTCGACGGTCCGCGCGATCTACTTCTTCCACACGGTCAGCGAGGACTTCGGCGATATCGGGTACCACCTGCTGATCGACCAGAACGGCACCGTCTACGAAGGCCGCTACTCCGGCCCCGACCCGACCCCGGTCTTCAACGGCCACCTCGGCGACGAGCCCCAGCTGTGCAACGCCACCCACGCAGGCGGCTTCAACGCCGGCAACCTCGGCATCGCGCTCCTAGGCGACTTCACCTCCGCTGTACCAACCCCAGCCGCCCGCACCACCCTGGTCCGCGTCCTAGCCGCGCTAGCCAGCTCCACCGGCGTAGACCCACTAGGCCAGGTCAACTACGTCAACCCAATCAGCGGCGCCACCCGTACAGTCCCCGCCATCGCCACCCACCGCAACTGGTCCCCAACCGCCTGCCCCGGCGACTCTCTCTATCCCGACCTCCCCGAACTCCGTGCTGAAGTCCAAGCCCTCCTCCTAGCAACAGACGGCCCGCTGGGATGA
- a CDS encoding BTAD domain-containing putative transcriptional regulator, with product MAEGNLPVRLSSFVGRESELAELADLARRHRLVTLTGPGGGGKTRLALTLADRLRPAFGNRVHWAGLADLTQTDAVLSAVAEALALPEATEKAVIAKLTEQPILLVVDNCEHLLDPVARLIRRLLRACPELTVLATSQVPLGNPGELVFAVPPLGAEAETLFVERARAASYGFEQTEANASDIALICQRLDGVPLAIELAAAWVPALSPAQIANRLDDSLRVLTGGDREAMPRHRTLRGALEWSWNLLAEPERRLLAQLSVFPSAFTIDAAEAVADQDVLHSLSQLVNRSLVMVQQGDEVRYRLLQIVRQYAAEQLAGDTGPAQRQAQYTLKLAEEAKGKLEGEEQQEWLDRLGFEQQNLRTAYRWFLENSEFEDAARLVAGTWWAGYLLGRYGEVREWLEEIIRLPAELPLPLRAELLVAAASMAHLQGDAAHAEQRMRAGLAAYREAGEPSVEAMELHWLGGVAMRRGQYDEARRLGQRCLELWRSLGNEARYSRALDYMGMRELLAGELDHAEEVVREARARYQTDGDTEGFGWATMLLGGVAHYRGERQVALALLTEARERSQANHQLTTLAWSLQLLGQEALRDGDLDEADRLLDQSLRLHNDAGNRWRVATQLEGLAAVAIARAEVPRAVRLVAHATLIREQLGGPVPAVERADVSAVVEAARAAVTPAEYRGFWAEGETLSLEKLLGEEPTARPAVSPLTIVESRVEPLQIVALGGSEVRRNEAVLDAADWGYAKPRELFFYLLGSGPVRKDQIGAELWPDASPTALRNSFHSCLHQLRRTLGRSDWVTFRRGRYEFNQSLDHSYDVATFESTIDLQQAVDLYRGDYLADLGGSVWIDSRRQALRQRFERVLLELARTHSAAGRTDDAISLYELAITHDPLLETAHQALIKIHLAQGNRAQAVRQYNLLAACLADELDTIPSSQTTALIHP from the coding sequence ATGGCGGAGGGAAATCTCCCCGTCCGGTTGTCGAGTTTCGTGGGGCGGGAGAGCGAGCTGGCCGAGCTCGCCGATCTGGCCCGCCGGCACCGGCTGGTGACGCTGACCGGACCGGGCGGCGGCGGAAAGACCAGGCTGGCGCTGACGCTGGCCGATCGCCTGCGCCCGGCCTTCGGCAATCGCGTCCACTGGGCCGGCCTGGCTGATCTGACTCAAACAGATGCCGTACTGTCCGCCGTCGCCGAGGCATTGGCGTTGCCTGAGGCAACCGAGAAGGCGGTGATCGCAAAGCTCACCGAGCAACCGATCCTGCTGGTCGTCGACAACTGTGAACACCTACTCGATCCCGTCGCGCGGCTGATCCGGCGACTGCTGCGCGCCTGCCCGGAACTGACCGTCCTAGCGACTAGCCAGGTGCCACTCGGCAATCCCGGCGAGCTCGTCTTCGCGGTACCGCCCCTAGGCGCGGAGGCCGAGACCCTCTTCGTCGAACGCGCCCGCGCCGCGTCGTACGGCTTCGAGCAGACCGAGGCAAACGCCAGCGACATCGCACTGATCTGCCAACGCCTCGACGGCGTACCGCTAGCGATCGAGCTGGCCGCCGCCTGGGTCCCAGCGTTGTCGCCGGCCCAGATCGCAAACCGCCTGGACGACAGCCTCCGCGTCCTCACCGGCGGCGACCGCGAGGCGATGCCCCGGCACCGAACCCTCCGCGGCGCACTCGAGTGGAGCTGGAACCTGCTGGCCGAGCCGGAGCGCAGGTTGCTCGCTCAGCTGAGCGTCTTCCCCAGCGCGTTCACCATCGATGCCGCCGAGGCAGTGGCCGATCAGGACGTGCTGCATTCGCTGTCCCAGTTGGTGAATCGGTCGCTCGTGATGGTCCAGCAGGGCGACGAGGTGCGGTACCGGTTGCTGCAGATCGTTCGCCAGTACGCCGCCGAGCAACTGGCCGGCGACACCGGTCCGGCCCAGCGCCAAGCGCAGTACACGCTAAAGCTCGCCGAGGAGGCCAAAGGCAAGCTGGAGGGCGAGGAGCAGCAGGAGTGGCTCGACCGACTCGGCTTCGAGCAGCAGAACCTCCGTACGGCGTACCGATGGTTCCTCGAGAACTCCGAGTTCGAGGATGCCGCGAGACTCGTGGCCGGGACCTGGTGGGCCGGCTACCTGCTCGGCCGGTACGGCGAAGTGCGCGAGTGGCTGGAGGAGATCATCAGGCTCCCCGCCGAGTTGCCGCTGCCGTTGCGGGCTGAGTTGCTCGTCGCGGCCGCGTCGATGGCCCACCTGCAAGGCGATGCGGCCCACGCCGAGCAGCGGATGCGTGCGGGCCTCGCGGCGTACCGGGAAGCTGGTGAGCCTTCCGTCGAGGCGATGGAGCTGCACTGGCTCGGTGGGGTCGCGATGCGGCGCGGCCAGTACGACGAGGCGCGGCGGCTCGGTCAACGCTGCCTGGAGCTGTGGCGCAGCCTCGGCAATGAGGCGAGGTACTCAAGAGCGCTTGATTACATGGGGATGCGCGAGCTGCTCGCCGGTGAACTCGACCACGCCGAAGAAGTCGTGCGGGAGGCGCGGGCGCGGTACCAGACCGATGGGGACACCGAAGGATTCGGCTGGGCGACGATGCTGCTCGGCGGGGTTGCCCACTATCGCGGTGAGCGGCAGGTCGCGCTGGCACTGCTGACCGAGGCGAGGGAGCGGAGTCAGGCGAATCACCAGCTGACGACGCTCGCCTGGTCGCTGCAGTTGCTCGGGCAGGAGGCGCTGCGCGACGGTGATCTCGACGAGGCGGATCGGTTGCTCGACCAGAGTTTGCGCCTGCACAACGACGCCGGGAATCGTTGGCGGGTCGCGACTCAGCTGGAGGGGCTCGCGGCTGTCGCCATCGCCAGGGCGGAGGTTCCGCGAGCTGTCCGGTTGGTGGCGCATGCGACGTTGATCCGGGAGCAACTCGGTGGACCGGTTCCGGCGGTCGAGCGGGCCGACGTGTCGGCGGTTGTCGAGGCCGCGCGTGCGGCGGTGACGCCGGCGGAGTACCGGGGGTTCTGGGCGGAGGGGGAGACGCTCAGCCTGGAGAAGCTGCTGGGGGAGGAGCCGACGGCGCGGCCGGCGGTGTCGCCGCTGACGATCGTCGAGTCGCGGGTGGAGCCGTTGCAGATTGTCGCGCTGGGCGGTTCCGAAGTACGGCGGAACGAGGCTGTGCTGGATGCCGCGGACTGGGGGTACGCCAAGCCGCGTGAGCTGTTCTTCTACCTATTGGGATCGGGGCCGGTGCGGAAGGACCAGATCGGCGCGGAGCTCTGGCCGGATGCGTCGCCGACCGCGCTGCGCAACAGCTTCCACAGTTGCCTGCACCAACTCAGGCGGACGCTCGGGCGGTCGGACTGGGTGACGTTCCGGCGGGGGCGGTACGAGTTCAACCAGTCGCTCGACCACAGCTACGACGTGGCGACCTTCGAGTCCACCATCGATCTCCAGCAGGCTGTTGATCTGTACCGGGGTGACTACCTGGCCGATCTGGGCGGCTCGGTCTGGATCGACAGCCGGCGCCAGGCGCTCCGCCAACGCTTCGAACGCGTCCTCCTCGAGCTGGCCCGAACCCACAGCGCCGCCGGCCGCACCGACGACGCGATCAGCCTCTACGAGCTGGCGATCACGCACGACCCGCTCCTGGAGACCGCCCACCAGGCCTTGATCAAGATCCACCTGGCCCAGGGCAACCGCGCCCAAGCTGTTCGTCAGTACAACCTCCTGGCCGCCTGTCTGGCCGACGAACTCGACACCATCCCATCGTCCCAGACCACCGCCCTCATCCACCCCTAG
- a CDS encoding ATP-binding protein: protein MGIVRGQLWERDPAVGELLDAVDEMRAGAGSLVLVTGEAGVGKTSVVREVLGRLEGDVRVLRGACDDMLAPPPLQPLRDAVRGSGGPLEQALANDDGSLFEAIVAEFTVPAVLVIEDVHWADDSTLDLLRYLARRLQRVQAVVVLTYRADEIDPRHPLRALLGALTDVPVRRIALEPLSVDAVKAIAADSGRDAGELFRLTGGNPFYLTEALAGPTDVVPMTVVDATLARLHTLDPESVTVVEQLSVIPTPVALHHIDRLVDGRLDAITRAEQRGVLESDENGVRFRHELARQAVEQALPAIRRRALNSSIVRLILGCDARGELYALVHHAVKAGDTETIVRYAPEAAAKATKAGSHRQALAHYEALIPYADQLPPLNRAQVLAGYAWELHIAHRFPEAMERCREAVALFEELADQDGATGQQDRVLLTEALIQLSRHSYLAGETDAALAAVDRALSVAQGNEELLPAAIGCHAMMLVLTGSPAEAIPGLEQAQALALLAGRTDLAALCLNYLGLAWCDLDQPGGLENLRISIDAALATGDYEAVARGYTNLVEMLYRAGRWDELEATVAAGLEFTRERGFGSHIYNLETHRALLTMRRGDLGAAEAHLRWLIDTVEEPGMLSVLSAASLGRVLARRGDSDAEQLLADAWVEARQQRSVLGLAYAATGYAEWAWLNDRPDIAEAVRTEFSAESLATPAYRELARYLALAESTDAGDGWEDTPYEQAIAQAETGERDKLLEALQTLLHLGATPAAALVRARLKKLGVVRIPRGLQASSRSNPAGLTDRQLDVLVHLTEGLTNAEIAEKLVVSVRTVDHHVSAILSRLNTPTRREAARHAKTLNLTQHSHRQPA, encoded by the coding sequence GTGGGGATTGTTCGGGGGCAGCTGTGGGAGCGGGATCCGGCGGTGGGGGAGCTGCTGGACGCTGTCGACGAGATGCGGGCCGGTGCGGGCTCGCTGGTCCTGGTGACCGGCGAGGCCGGGGTCGGGAAGACGAGTGTGGTGCGGGAGGTGCTCGGGCGGCTGGAGGGAGACGTCCGCGTACTACGGGGTGCGTGCGACGACATGTTGGCACCGCCCCCGCTGCAGCCGCTACGGGATGCCGTTCGGGGGTCGGGCGGGCCGCTGGAGCAGGCGCTGGCTAACGATGACGGCTCGCTGTTCGAGGCGATCGTCGCGGAGTTCACGGTGCCGGCCGTGCTCGTGATCGAGGACGTGCATTGGGCCGACGACTCAACGCTCGACCTGCTCCGGTACCTCGCTCGCCGGCTGCAACGCGTCCAGGCTGTCGTCGTACTGACGTATCGCGCCGACGAGATCGATCCACGGCACCCGTTGCGGGCACTGCTGGGTGCGCTGACCGATGTCCCGGTACGCCGAATCGCCCTCGAACCGCTCTCCGTGGACGCGGTCAAGGCGATCGCGGCCGACTCCGGCCGGGACGCCGGTGAGCTGTTCCGGCTGACTGGTGGCAACCCGTTCTACCTGACCGAGGCGCTCGCGGGGCCGACTGACGTCGTACCGATGACCGTCGTCGACGCGACGCTCGCGCGGTTGCACACACTCGATCCGGAGAGCGTGACCGTGGTCGAGCAACTGTCGGTGATTCCGACCCCGGTCGCGCTCCATCACATCGACCGTCTGGTCGACGGCCGGCTGGACGCGATCACCCGGGCCGAGCAGCGCGGAGTACTGGAGAGCGACGAGAACGGTGTCCGCTTCCGGCACGAGCTGGCGCGGCAAGCGGTCGAACAGGCGTTGCCCGCGATCCGGCGACGCGCGCTGAACTCGTCGATCGTCCGGCTGATCCTCGGCTGCGACGCCCGCGGCGAGCTGTATGCGTTGGTGCATCACGCGGTCAAGGCCGGCGACACCGAGACGATCGTCCGGTACGCGCCCGAGGCCGCCGCCAAGGCGACCAAGGCCGGCTCCCATCGCCAGGCGCTCGCCCACTACGAAGCACTCATCCCGTACGCCGACCAGCTACCGCCCCTCAACCGCGCGCAAGTACTGGCCGGCTACGCCTGGGAATTGCACATCGCCCATCGATTCCCCGAAGCGATGGAACGCTGCCGCGAAGCCGTCGCACTGTTCGAGGAACTGGCCGACCAGGATGGCGCTACCGGTCAGCAGGATCGGGTACTTCTGACCGAGGCGCTGATCCAGCTGTCGCGACACAGCTACCTGGCCGGCGAGACCGACGCCGCGCTGGCTGCCGTCGATCGTGCGCTCTCCGTTGCTCAAGGCAATGAAGAGTTGTTGCCCGCGGCAATCGGCTGTCACGCGATGATGCTGGTGCTGACCGGCTCGCCGGCCGAGGCGATACCGGGTCTGGAGCAGGCGCAAGCCCTGGCACTCCTGGCGGGGCGGACGGATCTCGCGGCGCTCTGCCTCAACTACCTCGGCCTCGCGTGGTGCGATCTGGATCAGCCGGGCGGACTGGAGAACCTCAGGATCAGCATCGACGCCGCCCTCGCAACCGGCGACTACGAGGCGGTCGCTCGGGGGTACACGAACTTGGTCGAGATGCTCTACCGGGCAGGGCGCTGGGACGAGTTGGAGGCGACGGTCGCGGCCGGGTTGGAGTTCACCCGGGAGCGTGGTTTCGGGTCGCACATCTACAACCTGGAGACGCATCGGGCGTTGCTGACGATGCGGCGCGGGGATCTCGGGGCGGCGGAGGCTCACCTGCGCTGGCTTATCGACACGGTTGAGGAGCCGGGCATGCTCTCCGTGCTCAGCGCCGCCAGCCTCGGCCGGGTGCTCGCGCGTCGGGGCGACTCCGACGCTGAGCAGTTGCTTGCCGATGCCTGGGTGGAGGCTCGGCAACAGCGGTCGGTACTTGGGTTGGCCTACGCAGCCACCGGGTACGCCGAGTGGGCCTGGCTCAATGATCGACCGGACATCGCCGAGGCGGTTCGGACGGAGTTCAGTGCCGAGTCGCTAGCGACTCCGGCGTACCGGGAACTCGCCCGCTATCTGGCGCTCGCCGAGTCGACTGACGCCGGCGATGGCTGGGAGGACACCCCGTACGAGCAGGCCATCGCGCAAGCGGAGACCGGCGAACGCGACAAGCTCCTCGAAGCCCTCCAGACTCTCTTGCACTTGGGCGCGACTCCCGCAGCCGCGCTGGTCCGCGCCCGCCTCAAGAAGCTAGGCGTAGTCCGGATCCCGCGCGGCCTCCAGGCCAGCTCCCGTAGCAACCCCGCCGGCCTGACCGACCGCCAGCTGGACGTCCTGGTCCACCTGACCGAAGGCCTGACGAACGCCGAGATCGCCGAGAAACTGGTCGTCTCCGTCCGCACGGTCGACCACCACGTCTCAGCCATCCTCTCCCGCCTCAACACCCCCACCCGCCGAGAAGCAGCCCGCCACGCCAAAACTCTCAACCTCACCCAACACTCCCACCGCCAACCAGCCTGA
- a CDS encoding FAD-binding oxidoreductase produces MTLSAEQVEELRKLVDGRVIGPEDPDWDDERGAWHLQLDQRPAVVVHVTGADDIVAAMRFARRHGFVVSAQPSGHGATAAINGTVLLRTGALTSIEVDLAAGVVRVGAGVRWRDLNAALVGTGMSSLPGSNGDTTVVGYALGGGLSWFGRKYGQAANTVRAFQLVNAYGDEQRVTRESDPELFWALRGGGGEFGIVVSVEMELVPAPQIYGGRMVWPVEQVREVLRTFAEITASAPDELTLWAWLMNLPDLPFIPEPLRGRWVTAIDAVYLGAEDEAEELLAPLRAVGQPLDDGLAVVPLNAVTTIAQEPEEPTAGLLKAVLLKSFDEDVLEALLDVAAPGQPSPLFLYEIRHLGGAFARSDASLGAAGSIDEPYLLLFGGILAVPELAGPIAVAIEGVQAKLAPWISGRTLLNFSSGEPLAEVFTPEVRERLRAVKRRVDPQAIIRGNHPID; encoded by the coding sequence ATGACGCTCTCAGCGGAGCAGGTGGAGGAACTGCGCAAACTCGTCGACGGCCGGGTGATCGGGCCGGAAGACCCGGACTGGGATGACGAGCGCGGTGCGTGGCACCTGCAGCTCGACCAGCGGCCGGCCGTGGTCGTGCATGTGACTGGCGCGGACGACATCGTCGCTGCGATGCGGTTCGCACGCCGGCATGGGTTCGTGGTGTCAGCGCAGCCCAGTGGGCATGGTGCTACGGCTGCGATCAATGGGACCGTCCTGCTGCGGACCGGCGCGCTCACCTCGATCGAGGTCGATCTGGCTGCGGGCGTCGTGCGGGTCGGGGCTGGGGTTCGCTGGCGGGATCTCAACGCGGCGCTGGTTGGTACCGGCATGAGCAGCCTGCCGGGGAGCAACGGGGATACGACCGTTGTCGGGTACGCGCTCGGTGGTGGGTTGAGCTGGTTCGGGCGGAAGTACGGGCAAGCGGCCAACACCGTGCGGGCGTTCCAGCTGGTGAACGCGTACGGCGACGAGCAGCGGGTCACGCGGGAGTCGGATCCGGAGCTGTTCTGGGCGCTGCGTGGTGGAGGTGGCGAGTTCGGCATCGTGGTGTCGGTCGAGATGGAGCTGGTGCCGGCGCCGCAGATCTACGGCGGGCGGATGGTGTGGCCGGTCGAGCAGGTTCGCGAGGTGTTGCGGACGTTTGCGGAGATCACCGCGTCGGCTCCTGATGAGCTGACGCTATGGGCTTGGCTGATGAACCTGCCTGATCTGCCGTTCATCCCGGAGCCGCTGCGGGGGCGGTGGGTGACGGCGATCGACGCGGTCTATCTCGGCGCTGAGGACGAGGCGGAGGAGTTGCTCGCGCCGCTGCGGGCGGTGGGTCAGCCGCTTGACGATGGGCTGGCGGTGGTACCGCTGAACGCGGTGACGACGATCGCGCAGGAGCCGGAGGAGCCGACGGCCGGGCTGCTCAAGGCTGTGCTGTTGAAGTCCTTTGACGAGGACGTGTTGGAGGCGCTGCTCGACGTTGCGGCGCCAGGGCAGCCGTCGCCGTTGTTCCTCTACGAGATCCGTCATCTTGGTGGTGCCTTCGCTCGCTCGGATGCGTCGCTGGGGGCTGCTGGGTCCATCGATGAGCCGTATCTGCTGCTCTTCGGCGGGATCCTCGCGGTGCCGGAGTTGGCCGGGCCGATCGCGGTTGCGATCGAAGGGGTGCAGGCGAAGTTGGCGCCGTGGATCTCTGGGCGGACGTTGCTGAACTTCTCCTCTGGGGAGCCGCTCGCGGAGGTCTTCACTCCCGAGGTTCGTGAGCGGTTGCGGGCGGTGAAGCGGCGGGTTGATCCGCAGGCGATCATCCGCGGTAACCATCCGATCGACTGA
- a CDS encoding ABC transporter permease produces the protein MALFLIRRIGHGILVLWLISLAVFGLFFVAPSNVAQTLAGRQATPETIELIKHRLGLDLPVWKQYLHFVENAVQGNLGYDYYHQVAVTSIIGQALPITVSLALGAAVLWLLLGVFNGVISAVHPRSIADRGLTLFSLFFYSFPSFLLGLLLLYFLYFQLTLAGYKWFPAGGYTSITQGIGPWFQHMLLPWVALALLLAATYTRLTRGAMLDVLGEDYIRTARSKGIRERRVIVRHGLRSALTPVVTQFGIDLGQLIGGVVVIETVFSLPGLGQTAITAINQQDLPVIIGIVLFASAAVVISNILVDIAYAVLDPRVRLH, from the coding sequence ATGGCGCTGTTCCTGATCCGCCGGATCGGTCACGGCATCCTGGTGCTCTGGCTGATCTCACTGGCCGTCTTCGGCCTGTTCTTCGTTGCCCCCAGCAACGTCGCGCAGACGCTGGCCGGCCGGCAGGCGACGCCGGAGACGATCGAGTTGATCAAGCACCGGCTCGGGCTCGACCTGCCGGTCTGGAAGCAGTACCTGCACTTCGTCGAGAACGCGGTGCAGGGCAACCTGGGCTACGACTACTACCACCAGGTCGCGGTGACGTCGATCATCGGGCAGGCGCTGCCGATCACGGTGTCACTCGCGCTCGGCGCGGCCGTCCTGTGGCTGCTGCTCGGGGTCTTCAACGGAGTGATCTCCGCCGTCCATCCCCGCTCAATCGCCGATCGCGGCCTGACCCTGTTCTCGTTGTTCTTCTACTCCTTCCCGTCGTTCCTGCTCGGCCTCCTGCTCCTGTACTTTCTGTACTTCCAGTTGACCCTGGCTGGGTACAAGTGGTTCCCGGCCGGCGGGTACACCAGCATCACCCAAGGCATCGGGCCCTGGTTCCAGCACATGCTGCTGCCGTGGGTCGCGCTCGCATTGCTGCTCGCGGCGACGTACACGCGGCTGACTCGCGGGGCCATGCTCGACGTACTGGGTGAGGACTACATCCGTACTGCGCGATCGAAAGGCATCCGCGAGCGCCGGGTGATCGTCCGGCACGGACTGCGCAGTGCGCTGACGCCGGTCGTGACCCAGTTCGGCATCGACCTCGGTCAGCTGATCGGTGGGGTGGTCGTGATCGAGACGGTGTTCAGCCTGCCGGGCCTCGGTCAGACGGCCATCACCGCGATCAACCAGCAGGACCTGCCGGTGATCATCGGGATCGTCCTGTTCGCCTCGGCGGCCGTGGTGATCTCGAACATCCTGGTCGACATCGCGTACGCCGTCCTCGACCCGCGGGTGAGGTTGCACTGA
- a CDS encoding ABC transporter permease: MTAALEVIEAPAAAIEGRSPLVLAVARLRKDRVAMISLAVIVLIVLMAIFAPVFAAITGHPPNEQYRDLGLTPDGLPKGPNGTFWLGTDDLGRDILVRIAYGARVSLLVGVLATAITVAIGVVLGLAAGFLGGIVDTILARLIDVVLSVPFLLVAIALVSVTGPSLTVTVCVIGFFSWASVARIVRGQVLSLREREFVEAARSLGAGDTRIMFVDVLPNVLAPVIVYTTLLIPVVIVTQATLSFLGLGLPPPTADWGGMISASQNYYTTAWWFIFFPGIALLVTTLAFNLFGDGVRDAFDPRADRLR, from the coding sequence ATGACCGCGGCATTGGAGGTGATCGAGGCACCGGCGGCTGCGATCGAGGGGCGTAGTCCGCTGGTGCTCGCGGTCGCGCGGTTGCGCAAGGACAGGGTGGCGATGATCTCGCTGGCGGTGATCGTGCTGATCGTGCTGATGGCGATCTTCGCGCCGGTCTTCGCCGCGATCACCGGGCATCCGCCGAACGAGCAGTACCGCGACCTCGGGCTGACGCCGGACGGCCTGCCCAAGGGCCCGAACGGGACCTTCTGGCTCGGCACCGACGATCTGGGTCGAGACATTCTGGTCCGGATCGCTTATGGCGCAAGGGTTTCGCTGCTGGTCGGCGTACTGGCGACGGCGATCACCGTCGCGATCGGCGTCGTGCTCGGCCTGGCCGCCGGGTTCCTCGGCGGGATCGTCGACACCATCCTGGCCCGGCTGATCGACGTGGTGCTGTCGGTGCCGTTCCTGCTGGTGGCGATCGCGCTGGTGTCGGTGACGGGGCCGAGTCTGACGGTGACGGTCTGCGTGATCGGGTTCTTCAGCTGGGCATCGGTGGCGAGGATCGTCCGTGGGCAGGTGTTGTCGCTGCGCGAACGCGAGTTCGTCGAGGCGGCCCGCTCGCTCGGTGCCGGTGATACCCGGATCATGTTCGTCGACGTACTGCCGAACGTGCTCGCGCCGGTGATCGTCTACACCACCCTGCTGATCCCGGTGGTCATCGTCACCCAGGCGACGTTGTCGTTCCTCGGGCTCGGTCTGCCGCCGCCAACGGCCGACTGGGGCGGGATGATCAGCGCCTCGCAGAACTACTACACGACCGCCTGGTGGTTCATCTTCTTCCCCGGGATCGCGCTGCTCGTCACGACGCTCGCCTTCAACCTGTTCGGCGACGGTGTGCGGGACGCGTTCGATCCACGGGCCGACCGGTTGCGCTGA
- a CDS encoding ABC transporter ATP-binding protein, with translation MMTETLIQHAETLLKVQDVRKEFPTQSKEVVKAVDGVSLEVRKGETLGLVGETGCGKSTLARCIAHLYDVTSGSVWFDGKDLTGLTRRQMRPLRREVQMIFQDPYGSLNPRRRVGSIIGDPFAIHGISSGAERKRKVQDLMALVGLNPEHYNRFPADFSGGQRQRIGVARALALRPKLVICDEPVSALDVSIQAQIINLLADLQHEFDLTYVFISHDLSVVRHVSDRIAVMYLGKIVEVAPTSELFTQTRHPYTRALLSALPVADPDTADSREQIILMGDIPSATNPPAGCRFHTRCPKARAQCAEAEPGLEPAFADDPAHRTACFYPMTVGEDLSAAVPELKAS, from the coding sequence CTGATGACCGAAACCCTGATCCAGCACGCGGAGACGCTGCTCAAGGTGCAGGACGTCCGCAAGGAGTTCCCGACCCAGAGCAAGGAGGTGGTCAAGGCCGTCGACGGCGTCTCGCTGGAGGTTCGCAAGGGCGAGACGCTCGGGCTGGTCGGTGAGACCGGCTGCGGCAAGTCGACCTTGGCCCGCTGCATCGCTCACCTGTACGACGTGACGTCGGGCTCGGTCTGGTTCGACGGCAAGGATCTCACCGGCCTGACGCGTCGCCAGATGCGGCCGTTGCGGCGGGAGGTCCAGATGATCTTCCAGGACCCGTACGGTTCGCTGAACCCGCGCCGCCGGGTGGGCTCGATCATCGGCGACCCGTTCGCCATCCACGGCATCTCGTCGGGGGCCGAGCGCAAGCGCAAGGTGCAGGACCTGATGGCACTGGTCGGGCTGAATCCCGAGCACTACAACAGGTTCCCGGCCGACTTCTCCGGTGGCCAACGGCAACGGATCGGGGTTGCCAGGGCGCTCGCGCTGCGGCCGAAGCTGGTGATCTGCGATGAGCCGGTGTCGGCGCTGGACGTGTCGATCCAGGCGCAGATCATCAACCTGCTGGCCGATCTGCAGCACGAGTTCGACCTCACGTACGTGTTCATCTCGCACGACCTGTCGGTGGTCCGGCATGTCAGCGACCGGATCGCGGTGATGTACCTGGGCAAGATCGTCGAGGTCGCACCGACCAGCGAGTTGTTCACGCAGACCAGGCATCCGTACACCAGGGCACTGCTGTCCGCGTTGCCGGTCGCGGATCCGGACACGGCCGACAGCCGGGAACAGATCATCCTGATGGGCGACATCCCGTCCGCGACGAATCCACCGGCGGGGTGCCGGTTCCATACCCGATGCCCGAAGGCCCGGGCGCAATGTGCAGAGGCCGAGCCAGGGCTTGAGCCCGCGTTCGCTGATGATCCGGCGCATCGGACCGCGTGCTTCTACCCGATGACGGTCGGCGAGGACTTGTCGGCCGCAGTACCGGAGCTGAAGGCATCATGA